In the Piscinibacter sp. XHJ-5 genome, one interval contains:
- a CDS encoding 2TM domain-containing protein, which translates to MDNDRNDADLEARARRRVGIRTGFYIHALVFVLVNLGLFAINSITGGYRWSVWPLWGWGLGLGVHGIVTFISLQGDGLRERMLRKEMERLRKRP; encoded by the coding sequence ATGGACAACGACCGCAACGATGCCGACCTGGAAGCCCGTGCGCGCCGGCGCGTCGGCATCCGGACGGGCTTCTACATTCATGCACTGGTGTTCGTGCTGGTGAACCTGGGCCTGTTCGCGATCAACAGCATCACGGGAGGCTACCGCTGGAGCGTGTGGCCGCTGTGGGGCTGGGGCCTCGGCCTGGGGGTGCACGGCATCGTCACCTTCATCAGCCTCCAAGGCGATGGCCTGCGCGAGCGCATGCTGCGCAAGGAAATGGAGCGGCTGCGCAAGCGCCCGTGA
- a CDS encoding LytTR family DNA-binding domain-containing protein: MAPTALIAEDEALLAAHLKSELSRLWPELTIVASVDHGEAAVQQALSLRPDLLFLDIRMPGMSGLEAAQALAEDWPDEAQQPFPLIVFVTAYDQYALQAFERAAVDYVLKPVQSERLAQTCARLQAALRQRETPQGAPASLDVVMQQLRGLIVGAPVPPPAQLRVIQAGAGTAIHFVPVDEVLYFEAADKYVRVITAEGEHLIRTALRELQPQLDPQRFWQIHRGTIVRCDAIASVLRDEAGKLTLTLRGHPDRLTVSRMYAHLFKAM, from the coding sequence ATGGCACCCACCGCGCTGATCGCCGAAGACGAGGCCTTGCTGGCCGCCCACCTGAAGTCCGAGCTCTCGCGGCTGTGGCCCGAGCTGACCATCGTCGCCTCGGTCGACCACGGCGAAGCGGCCGTGCAGCAGGCACTGTCGTTGCGGCCGGACCTGCTCTTCCTCGACATCCGCATGCCCGGCATGAGCGGCCTCGAAGCGGCCCAGGCCCTCGCCGAGGACTGGCCCGACGAAGCCCAGCAGCCGTTTCCCCTGATCGTGTTCGTCACCGCCTACGACCAGTACGCGCTGCAGGCTTTCGAGCGCGCCGCCGTCGACTACGTGCTCAAGCCGGTGCAGTCGGAGCGGCTGGCGCAGACCTGTGCGCGCCTGCAAGCCGCACTGCGCCAGCGCGAGACGCCGCAAGGCGCTCCCGCTTCGCTCGACGTGGTGATGCAGCAGCTGCGCGGACTGATCGTCGGCGCGCCGGTGCCGCCGCCGGCGCAGCTGCGCGTGATCCAGGCTGGCGCCGGCACGGCGATCCATTTCGTGCCTGTCGACGAGGTGCTCTATTTCGAAGCGGCCGACAAGTACGTGCGTGTGATCACCGCCGAAGGCGAGCACCTCATTCGCACCGCCCTGCGCGAATTGCAGCCGCAGCTGGACCCGCAGCGCTTCTGGCAGATCCATCGCGGCACCATCGTGCGCTGCGACGCCATCGCCAGCGTGCTGCGCGACGAAGCGGGCAAGCTCACGCTGACGCTGCGCGGACACCCCGACCGGCTGACGGTGAGCCGCATGTATGCGCACTTGTTCAAGGCAATGTGA
- a CDS encoding histidine kinase codes for MNAVTSLIPRSRWRPLVRRGVGIGALGLFIALVLTIVYRHEFWPTLVYSLSITMSCWVLIDSGRVLAARWVHRHRRDCEQYGQWPGWPWMVGIVIAGTILGYTAGTALGNWFTGLRMPGLAVDSVQQALALLLFAMVPSVAMTYFFYSRERLASSEAQAQTAQRQAAENQLKLLESQLEPHMLFNTLANLRVLIGIDPPRAQAMLDRLIAFLRATLEASRSGSHSLATEFARIADYLELMKVRMGERLQPRLELPRELADVTVPPLLLQPLVENAIKHGLEPHVGGGRLIVSAAREGDALVLRVRDTGAGLSDASGDGTHFGLRQVRERLATLHGGAASLDLAAASDAEGGTLATVTLPLR; via the coding sequence ATGAACGCCGTCACCTCGTTGATTCCGCGCTCTCGCTGGCGCCCCCTGGTGCGCCGCGGCGTGGGAATCGGGGCGCTGGGACTGTTCATCGCGCTGGTGCTGACGATCGTGTACCGCCATGAGTTCTGGCCGACGCTGGTCTATTCGCTGAGCATCACGATGAGCTGCTGGGTGCTGATCGACAGTGGCCGCGTCCTGGCCGCGCGCTGGGTGCATCGTCACCGACGCGACTGCGAGCAGTACGGGCAATGGCCGGGCTGGCCCTGGATGGTCGGCATCGTCATCGCGGGCACGATCCTCGGCTACACCGCCGGCACCGCGCTCGGCAACTGGTTCACGGGGCTGCGCATGCCGGGGCTCGCCGTCGACAGCGTGCAGCAGGCGCTGGCGCTGCTGTTGTTCGCGATGGTGCCGAGCGTCGCGATGACCTACTTCTTCTACTCGCGCGAACGGCTGGCCAGCAGTGAAGCGCAGGCGCAGACCGCCCAGCGCCAGGCGGCCGAAAACCAGCTCAAGCTGCTCGAGTCGCAGCTCGAGCCGCACATGCTGTTCAACACGCTGGCCAACCTTCGGGTGCTGATCGGCATCGACCCGCCGCGAGCCCAGGCGATGCTGGACCGGCTGATCGCCTTCCTGCGCGCCACGCTGGAAGCGTCGCGCAGCGGGTCGCATTCGCTGGCCACCGAGTTCGCGCGCATCGCCGACTACCTGGAGCTGATGAAGGTGCGCATGGGCGAACGCCTCCAGCCGCGCCTGGAGCTGCCGCGCGAGCTTGCCGACGTGACGGTGCCGCCCCTGCTGCTGCAGCCTCTGGTCGAGAACGCCATCAAGCACGGCCTGGAGCCGCATGTCGGCGGGGGCCGGCTGATCGTCAGCGCGGCGCGCGAAGGCGATGCGCTGGTGCTTCGGGTGCGCGACACCGGGGCCGGCCTGTCGGACGCGAGCGGCGACGGCACCCACTTCGGACTGCGCCAGGTGCGCGAGCGGCTCGCCACGCTGCACGGCGGCGCTGCCTCGCTGGACCTGGCCGCCGCCAGCGATGCCGAAGGCGGCACGCTCGCCACCGTCACCTTGCCGCTGCGCTGA
- a CDS encoding DUF2306 domain-containing protein has product MSPAVIVHLVFALAAFVSGPVALLARKGTRWHRASGYVWVTLMFGAALSSLFIRDFRLPNIAGYTPIHLITIGTIAALAGALYAVAHRNIRRHRRAMWGAYLGGCVVAGLFALLPGRFLGHWLWHQTLGLI; this is encoded by the coding sequence ATGTCACCTGCCGTCATCGTCCACCTGGTCTTCGCCCTCGCGGCCTTCGTGTCCGGGCCGGTCGCGCTGCTGGCGCGCAAGGGAACGCGCTGGCACCGCGCCAGCGGCTACGTGTGGGTGACACTGATGTTCGGTGCCGCGCTGTCCAGCCTGTTCATCCGGGACTTCCGCCTGCCCAACATCGCCGGATACACGCCCATCCACCTGATCACGATCGGCACCATCGCGGCGCTCGCGGGCGCGCTGTACGCGGTGGCCCACCGCAACATCCGCAGGCACCGGCGCGCCATGTGGGGCGCCTACCTCGGCGGCTGCGTGGTCGCCGGGCTGTTCGCGCTGCTGCCCGGCCGCTTCCTCGGCCACTGGCTCTGGCACCAGACGCTGGGCCTGATCTGA
- a CDS encoding M14 family metallopeptidase, protein MTVSMSFPRSAGAPLALLLAGLVACTTPAPAPPQPSARGVFPPVPAKPPASAPAAPRAPAVEAPVPVAPKAAASAASGPYPAAVAARFPDPPVSYRTPAFQPGRTAFTTNEEVQAVLRGLAQEGRAGGTTARLLLLGSSQTGVPLQALLFTRQADAEAAALLRSGRPTVLLVGQQHGDEPAGSEALLAIAQELAGGRLEPLLDRLNVIVLPRANPDGARDMRRVTAGGIDANRDHLLLKTPEAQAQAQLVREYRPAVVVDAHEYTVAGRYLEKFGALQRVDAMVQYATIANLPPLVTRAAEEWFRQPLVARLKAEGLSTEWYYTTSADDLADKKVSMGGVQPDNGRNVNGLRNAVSFLIETRGVGIGRLHFLRRVHTHVTAIASILQSAADRSDDILKLRQFVDNEVSASACQGELVVEAAPTPSEYVLPMLDPQTGADRPVPVAWDSSLALRATKVRPRPCGYWLANSQSDAVRRLRALGVNVQQLAQDGDLRAEAYRETAREEGVRSDVRGSIADMGGIVKVKVETVPALIDVKAGGYYVPLDQPLANLIGAALEPDTQSSYLSHRIVDSVDDVARVMSPPAVKLTPVP, encoded by the coding sequence ATGACGGTGTCGATGTCCTTCCCTCGGTCCGCCGGCGCGCCGCTGGCGCTGTTGCTGGCCGGCCTGGTCGCTTGCACCACGCCTGCGCCGGCACCGCCGCAGCCCAGTGCGCGGGGGGTGTTCCCGCCGGTCCCGGCCAAGCCGCCGGCGAGCGCGCCCGCCGCACCACGCGCGCCGGCCGTCGAAGCGCCGGTGCCCGTTGCCCCCAAGGCAGCAGCGAGTGCCGCCTCGGGGCCGTACCCAGCGGCCGTCGCGGCGCGCTTTCCCGACCCGCCGGTGAGCTATCGCACACCGGCCTTCCAACCGGGCCGCACCGCATTCACCACGAACGAGGAGGTTCAGGCGGTGCTGCGGGGCCTGGCGCAGGAAGGGCGGGCGGGCGGGACGACGGCCAGGCTGCTGCTCCTGGGCAGCTCCCAGACCGGCGTCCCGCTGCAGGCGCTGCTGTTCACGCGTCAAGCGGACGCGGAAGCCGCGGCGCTGCTGCGCTCCGGCCGGCCCACCGTCTTGCTGGTCGGGCAGCAGCATGGCGACGAGCCGGCGGGCAGCGAGGCGCTGCTCGCGATCGCGCAGGAACTGGCCGGCGGGCGCCTGGAGCCGCTGCTCGACAGGCTGAACGTGATCGTGCTGCCGCGCGCCAATCCCGACGGCGCGCGCGACATGCGCCGGGTGACGGCCGGCGGCATCGACGCCAACCGCGACCATCTGCTTCTGAAGACGCCGGAGGCGCAAGCCCAGGCGCAGCTCGTGCGCGAGTACCGCCCCGCGGTGGTCGTCGATGCGCACGAATACACCGTGGCCGGGCGCTACCTCGAGAAGTTCGGCGCCCTGCAGCGTGTCGATGCGATGGTGCAGTACGCGACCATCGCCAACCTGCCGCCGCTGGTCACCCGCGCCGCCGAGGAATGGTTCCGCCAGCCGCTGGTGGCGCGGCTGAAGGCCGAGGGTCTCTCCACCGAGTGGTACTACACGACCTCGGCCGACGACCTGGCCGACAAGAAGGTCTCGATGGGCGGCGTGCAGCCGGACAACGGCCGCAACGTCAACGGCCTGCGCAACGCGGTGAGCTTCCTCATCGAGACCCGCGGCGTCGGGATCGGGCGCCTGCACTTCCTGCGGCGCGTGCACACCCACGTCACGGCGATCGCGAGCATCCTGCAAAGCGCGGCGGACCGCTCGGACGACATCCTGAAGCTGCGCCAGTTCGTGGACAACGAGGTCAGCGCCAGCGCGTGCCAGGGCGAGCTGGTGGTCGAAGCGGCACCGACGCCCAGCGAGTACGTGCTTCCCATGCTCGATCCGCAGACCGGCGCCGACAGGCCCGTGCCGGTGGCCTGGGACTCATCGCTCGCCCTGCGGGCGACGAAGGTGCGGCCGCGGCCTTGCGGCTATTGGCTGGCCAACAGCCAGAGCGACGCCGTGCGCCGTCTGCGCGCGCTTGGCGTGAACGTGCAGCAGCTCGCGCAGGACGGCGACTTGCGTGCCGAGGCCTATCGCGAGACGGCCCGCGAGGAAGGCGTGCGAAGCGACGTGCGCGGCTCCATCGCGGACATGGGCGGCATCGTCAAGGTGAAGGTAGAGACCGTGCCGGCGCTGATCGACGTCAAGGCTGGCGGCTATTACGTGCCGCTCGACCAGCCGCTCGCCAACCTGATCGGCGCCGCACTCGAGCCCGACACGCAGAGCAGCTACCTGAGCCATCGCATTGTCGACAGCGTCGACGACGTGGCGCGGGTGATGTCCCCGCCGGCGGTGAAGCTCACGCCGGTGCCGTGA
- a CDS encoding DUF4114 domain-containing protein has product MRTLDALKLFQGRSVQAPGTSVAYLPAASSRRQLAASASNQSIDPLHWESVFMKNIGKKVTCALGLAAALAAPQARADLGDDLIAAGGNIVIRFEGSDAGYNSLISVNGSPEVFPNHSTPVGTEFDLGFFAAGTPLDVVLHVLNTAQFFHSGSGALNSDGQPHAFVNVVGDRTFVSFEDLVGGGDRDYNDHMFSFTNIAVGAIPEPSVMALMLGGLGVLGFVARRRRSQH; this is encoded by the coding sequence GTGCGAACCCTCGATGCACTCAAATTGTTTCAAGGCCGATCTGTCCAGGCGCCGGGCACGAGTGTTGCCTATTTACCAGCGGCCTCTTCGCGGCGGCAGTTGGCTGCGTCGGCGTCGAATCAATCGATCGATCCACTTCACTGGGAGTCCGTTTTCATGAAGAACATTGGCAAGAAAGTCACCTGCGCATTGGGGCTGGCCGCCGCCCTCGCCGCCCCGCAGGCGCGGGCAGATCTGGGTGACGACCTGATCGCCGCGGGCGGCAACATCGTGATCCGCTTCGAGGGCTCGGATGCGGGCTACAACAGCCTCATCAGCGTCAACGGTTCACCGGAGGTGTTCCCGAACCACTCGACGCCGGTGGGCACCGAGTTCGACCTCGGTTTCTTCGCGGCGGGCACGCCGCTGGACGTCGTTCTGCACGTGCTGAACACAGCGCAGTTCTTCCACAGCGGGTCGGGCGCGCTGAACTCGGACGGCCAGCCGCACGCGTTCGTGAACGTGGTGGGCGACCGCACGTTCGTCAGCTTCGAGGATCTGGTCGGCGGTGGCGATCGCGACTACAACGACCACATGTTCTCGTTCACCAACATCGCGGTCGGGGCCATCCCCGAGCCGTCGGTGATGGCGCTGATGCTGGGTGGACTCGGCGTGCTGGGCTTCGTCGCCCGCCGCCGTCGCAGCCAGCACTGA
- a CDS encoding helicase HerA-like domain-containing protein — MAEPILIAQHDKTQAFLLPGLANRHGLVTGATGTGKTITLQKMAEEFSRIGVPVFLADVKGDLTGITQAGRIGDKLAAVIKERGLPMPESAACPATLWDVFGEQGHPVRATVSDMGPLLLARMLALNETQQGVLQLVFKIADDAGLLLLDLKDLRAMLQHVGDNASQFTTEYGNVSAASIGAIQRGLLQIQEQGGDRFFGEPMLNIADFMQSVDGKGAINILAADKLLNSPRLYATFLLWMLSELFEQLPEVGDLEQPKLVFFFDEAHLLFKDAPSALVERIELVVRLVRSKGVGVYFVTQNPLDIPDTVLAQLGNRVQHALRAFTPRDQKAVKSAASTMRANPKLNVESAITELAVGEALVSFLDEKGRPSITERVFVIPPGSQIGPITPAQRQALMAGSLVAGVYEKAVDRESAYEKLKGRATAAPTTAPAGRTMEDAGRDVPPRSTSGQPAPAPGGGWLGDVAGGLLRGSGRKDSVLETVAKSAARSIGSTVGREIIRGVLGSILGGGSTRRR, encoded by the coding sequence ATGGCCGAGCCCATCCTGATCGCCCAGCACGACAAGACCCAGGCATTCCTGCTGCCCGGGCTGGCCAACCGGCACGGACTCGTCACGGGCGCCACCGGCACCGGCAAGACGATCACGCTGCAGAAGATGGCCGAGGAGTTCAGCCGCATCGGCGTGCCCGTGTTCCTGGCCGACGTGAAGGGCGACCTCACCGGCATCACGCAAGCCGGCAGGATCGGCGACAAGCTGGCCGCGGTCATCAAGGAGCGGGGCCTTCCGATGCCCGAATCGGCCGCCTGCCCCGCCACGCTGTGGGACGTCTTCGGCGAGCAGGGCCACCCGGTGCGCGCCACGGTGAGCGACATGGGCCCGCTGCTGCTTGCGCGCATGCTGGCGCTCAACGAGACGCAGCAAGGTGTGCTGCAGCTGGTGTTCAAGATCGCGGACGACGCCGGCCTGCTGCTGCTCGACCTGAAGGACCTGCGCGCAATGCTCCAGCACGTGGGCGACAACGCAAGCCAATTCACCACCGAATACGGCAATGTCAGCGCAGCCAGCATCGGCGCGATCCAGCGCGGCCTGCTGCAGATCCAGGAGCAAGGCGGAGACAGGTTCTTCGGCGAGCCGATGCTCAACATCGCCGATTTCATGCAAAGCGTGGATGGCAAGGGCGCCATCAACATCCTCGCCGCCGACAAGCTGCTCAACAGCCCGCGGCTGTACGCGACCTTCCTGCTGTGGATGCTGTCCGAGCTGTTCGAGCAGCTTCCCGAGGTGGGCGACCTCGAGCAGCCCAAGCTGGTGTTCTTCTTCGACGAAGCGCATTTGCTGTTCAAGGACGCACCGAGCGCCCTGGTCGAGCGCATCGAGCTGGTCGTGCGCCTGGTGCGCAGCAAGGGCGTCGGCGTCTATTTCGTGACGCAGAACCCGCTCGACATCCCCGACACCGTGCTCGCGCAGCTGGGCAACCGCGTTCAGCACGCGCTGCGCGCCTTCACGCCGCGCGACCAGAAAGCAGTGAAGTCCGCGGCGAGCACGATGCGCGCCAATCCCAAGCTGAACGTGGAGAGCGCCATCACCGAGTTGGCGGTCGGAGAAGCGCTGGTCAGCTTCCTGGACGAAAAGGGGCGCCCCAGCATCACCGAGCGGGTATTCGTCATTCCGCCCGGCAGTCAGATCGGCCCCATCACGCCCGCCCAGCGACAGGCGCTCATGGCCGGGTCGCTGGTGGCCGGCGTCTACGAGAAGGCGGTCGACCGCGAATCCGCGTACGAGAAGCTCAAGGGCCGGGCCACGGCGGCGCCCACCACCGCCCCCGCGGGAAGGACCATGGAAGACGCCGGCCGCGACGTCCCGCCCCGCTCCACATCCGGGCAGCCCGCACCGGCGCCGGGCGGCGGCTGGCTTGGCGACGTTGCCGGCGGCCTGCTGCGCGGCTCCGGTCGAAAGGATTCGGTGCTCGAAACCGTGGCCAAGTCGGCGGCGCGCTCCATCGGGTCGACGGTCGGCCGCGAGATCATTCGCGGCGTCCTGGGCAGCATCCTCGGCGGCGGCAGCACTCGGCGGCGCTGA